A segment of the Thermoanaerobaculia bacterium genome:
GCGCCCTGCCTCGCCTGCCGGTTCTGCCGGCGCGGGCGCTACGTCCTGTGCGAGACGTGGAAGCGGACGCGTCTGGATCCCGGCGGGATGGCGGAGTACGTGCGGGTCCCCGAGACGAACCTGTCGCGCGACACCCTGAAGATTCCGGACGCGCTGCCGATCGAGGCAGGTTGCCTGGTCGAGCCGCTGGCGACGGTCGTGAAGGCGTTCTCGCGCGGCCGGTTCACGTCCGGGATGTCGGTCCTCGTGATCGGGCTCGGGGTGATGGGGCAGATGGCGGTCGCGCTCGCGCGGCGCCTCGGCGCCTCGCGGGTCTTCGCCTCGGACCGCGTCAAGGAGCGGCTCGAATACGCGGAGCGTTTCGGAGCCGACGAGGTGATCGACGTCGGCCGTCGCCCGGCGTCGTCGGTCGTCGCCGTGCGGACCGGGGGAGCGGGCGTCGATTTCGTGTTCGTCGGGCCCGGCTCGATCCCGGCGATGGAAGAGGGGATCGCGTGCGCGGGACCGGGCGCGTCGGTCGTGTTCTTCACGATGGCGGAGCCGGGAAAGCGTCTCGTCATCGAGCCGAACGCGTTCTACTTCCGCGAGATCGACCTCGTCTCCTCGTACTCCTGCGGTCCGGAGGACACGCGCGAGGCGATGGATCTGATCGCCGGAGGGGGATTTCCCTGGCGGCAGTTCATCACGCACCGCTTCCCGCTTTCCGAAGCGCCGGAGGCGTTCCGGAAGGTCCGGCAGGCGACCGATGCCTTGAAAGTGATCGTGGAGTTCCCCGCATGACATCGTTCCGGCGGAAGGGCGGATCCGAGCGCCCGCCCGTCCGTCTCCACATCGGATCCGGGCTCCGCCACCTGCCGGGCTGGATCAACGTCGATCATCAGCGGCATCCGGGAGTCGATCGGGTCCTCGACGTGCGCCGAGGGCTTCCGTTCACGGACGTCGCGGCGATCTTCGCCGAACACTTCCTCGAGCACCTGCCGCTCGACGAGGGAACCGCGTTCCTCCGCCGCTGTCGGGCGATCCTCCGCCCCGACGGAATCCTGCGCCTTTCGACGCCGAACCTCGCCTGGGTGATCGCGACGCACTTCCGCGTCGACGACACGATCGACCCGGAAGGGGCCTTTTCCGACTGTGTCGGAATGAACCGCGCCTTCTACGGCTGGGGACATCGGTTCCTGTACAACCGCGGGACCCTCGCTCTCGTCCTCCGGTCGGCGGGTTTCGCCGACGTCTCCTTCCATGCTTACGGAGAGAGCGCGAATCCCGACCTTCGCGGGCTGGAAGGGCACGAGAAGTCGGCGGATTCTCCCGAGCTGCCCCACGTCCTGATCGCGGAGGCGTGGGGAAGCGTCGCCTCCCCGCCGGCGCTCCCTCAGCTCCTCGTCACCGAGCTGGAGCGCGACCTCCGGTCCCGCTGACTCAGCCGAGTTCCGCCTTCCGCAGGCGCAGGGCGTTCCCGATCACGGAGACCGACGAGAAGCTCATCGCGGCCGAGGCGATCATCGGCGAGAGCAACAGGCCGAAGAAAGGATAGAGCGCGCCCGCGGCGAGCGGAATTCCGACCGCGTTGTAGACGAACGCGAAGAAGAGATTCTGCCGGATGTTCCGCATCACGGCGCGCGAGAGCCGGACGGCCCGCACGATTCCCCGGAGGTCACCCTTCACGAGCGTGATCCCCGCGCTCTCGATCGCCACGTCCGTCCCGGTCCCCATCGCGATCGAGACGTCCGCCTGCGCGAGCGCCGGCGCGTCGTTGATCCCGTCTCCGGCCATCGCGACGACGTGCCCCTCGCGCTGCAGGCGCGTCACGATCTCGCGCTTCCCGTCCGGGAGGACGCCCGCCTCGACCGACTCGATTCCCGCGCGCCGCGCCGCCGCCTCCGCGGCCGGCCGCGCGTCGCCGGTGACGAGGCGGACCGCGAGCCCGGCCCGGCGGAGCGCGGCGACGGCGGACGCAGCGGACTCCTTCAAGGGATCCGCGACCGAGACCACCCCCGCCGGCCGCCCGTCGACCGCCACGAGAAGCACGGTCTCGGCTTCCCGCTCTCGCGCGGCGGCGAGCGGTTCGAGCGGGCCCCCGTCGACTCGCGCATCGGAGAGGAGCGCGCGGTTGCCGACGGCGACGCGGCGCCCCGCGGCTTCGCCCTCGACGCCCTTCCCCGTCACCGAACGGAACTCCTTCGCCGCGTCGACCGGGAGGCCGCGCCGGCCGGCTTCGGCGATGAGCGCCGCCGCGAGCGGATGTTCGCTCGCGCGCTCGAGGCTCGCCGCGAGCCGGACGATCTCCCCGGCCTCGAAGCCGGGGAGCGCTTGAACCCACGAAACGCGGGGTTTTCCCTCGGTCAGCGTGCCGGTCTTGTCGAGGACGATCGTGTCGGCCTTGCCGAGGGTCTCGAGGGCCGCCGCGTCGCGGACCAGGACCCCCGAATGCGCGCCGCGCCCCGTGCCGACCATGATCGACATGGGGGTGGCCAGGCCGAGCGCGCAGGGGCACGCGATGATCAGCACCGCGACCGCGTTCACGAGGGCGTAGGCGAAGCGCGGGTTCGGGCCGAACAGGGCCCACACCGCGAAGGTCGCCGCGGCCGCGAGCACGACGCCCGGAACGAAGAAGCCCGAGACGCGGTCGGCGATCCGCTGGATCGGCGCGCGGCTGCGCTGGGCGGAGACGACCGAGCGCACGATCCGGGCGAGGAGCGTCTGTCCGCCGACGCGGTCCGCGCGCATGACGATCGCGCCGGTGCCGTTGATCGTGCCCGTCCGCACTTCGTCCCCCGCGCTCTTCTCGACCGGGACGGGCTCCCCGGTCAGCATCGATTCGTCGATCGACGTCCGTCCCTCGAGGACGATTCCATCGGCGGGAACGCGCTCTCCCGGCCGGATCCGCAGGCGGTCGCCGGCCGCGATCGCCTCGACCGGGACGTCCTCCTCGCGTCCGCCGGCGGCCACGCGGCGGGCGGTCTTCGGCGCCAGAGCCAGGAGCCCGCGGATCGCGCCGGTGGTCTTCGCGCGGGCCGTGAGCTCGAGCACCTGGCCCAGGAGAACGAGGGTCGTGATCACGGCCGCGGGCTCGAAGTAGAGGGGAAGATGGCCGTGCGGGCGGAAGGAGTCGGGGAAGAGGCCGGGAGCGAGCAGGGCGGCGACGCTGTCGAGATACGCGGCTCCGGTGCCGATCCCGATCAGCGTGAACATGTTGAACGCGCGGTTGACGAGCGAACGCCAGGCGCGCGCGAAAAAGGGCGCGCCGCCCCACAGAACGACGGGAGTCGCGAGAACGAATTGGAGCCATCCCGGCCCGATGTGAGCCATCGAGAGGGCGAGGAGGGGAACGGTGAGGACGAGCGAGATCCGGAACCGCCGGGACATCGACACGAGCTCCGGATCCTTCCCGGCCTCGAGCGTCACCTCGACCGGCTCGAGCGCCATGCCGCAGATCGGGCAGATGCCCGGGCCGATCTGGCGGACCTCCGGGTCCATCGGGCAGGTGTAGACGCCGGCGTCGGGGGCCTCGGGGGCCGGCTCCGAGCGGGCCCCCGTTCCGAGGTAAGCGTCGGGATTCGCCCGGAATTTCGCGGCGCATTCCGGCCGGCAGAAGAAATACGTCTTCCCGCCCCGCTCGACTCTCGCTGCGGCGCGGGCGGGATCCACGGTCATTCCGCAGACGGGATCGCGCTCTCCCGCCGGGGCCGCGGCCGGCATCGAGGGAAGGGAAGGCATCGACGGCAGCGGTCCGTGCATCGGGGTCATCGGTACGGGGACGGCGCCGGGAGCGAGGAACTTCGCCGGGTCCGCGCGGAATTTCGCCGCGCATCCCGGATTGCAGAAGAAGTACTCCTTCCCGGCATGCGTCTCGCGCGCGGGGGCGCGCTCGGGATCCACGGCCATCCCGCAGACCGGGTCGACGGCGCTCTTCATCGGGTCCTCCGGGCTCGCGGGGCGGCCAGCCGTTCGAGCAGCTCCTGGACGGCGGGACCGGATTCGGGCCGCAGCGCGTAGAAGGTCATCCGCCCTTCCGGGCGGTCGACCAGGAGCCCGGCGTTCTTGAGGATCTTCAGGTGAAACGACAAGCGAGGCTGCGAGGCGCCGAGCTCGGCGGAAAGATCGCAGACGCAGCGTTCGCCGCGGGAAAGGGTCGCGAGGATCGCCAGCCGGGTCGGCTCGGCGAGGGCGCGGGCGGTCGCCGCGGCGGCCGCGAACCGGTTCGTCTTCATCGACATCGATCGATAATATCAAGAGTGGTTGATTTATTCCGGCGACCCCGGTCTGTCGGATCGTCGGCCGGCTGAATCTACAGCCCGATATCGTCGGCGATCGGTTTGAGCGCCTCGATCACGAACGCGACGTGCTCCGCGAGGGGGCGCCCGACGGCGTCGGCGCCTCCGTAGACGTACGAGCGGTCGACCGATCTCGCGAACGCCTTGTCCTTGAGCTTCTTCAGGACCGATTCGGGAGGGAGGTCGGCGATCTTCTTCGTCGGGCGCACCTTGACGCACGCCCCGATGAAGCCGACCGTCTCGTCGCAGGCGTAGATCGCTTTCTTCAGCGGCGTGTCCCGCGGGATCTTCATGTAATCGGCGTGCGAGCAGATCGCTTCGACGATCTCCTCGGGGTAGCCGCGCTCCCGGAGGATCCCGCCGCCCACGTGAAGGTGCGTCTCCTCGGTCGGGTTCTGCTCGTAATCGAAATCGTGCAGGAGGCCGACGATGCCCCAGGTTTCCAGACGGGCGGGATCGGTCTCCCCAAACCAGCGCGCGTAGGCCCGCATGGCTTCCTCGACCGCGCGGCCGTGCTTGCGGAGGGCGTCCGATTTCGTGAATTCGTGGAGGAGGCGTTCGGCGTCGGTGCGGTTCGGCATACGGAAGAATCATAGCGGCGCGGAGCCGCCGCTTTCCGCGGCGATCTTTCGGCGTTCCCCGCCTCGCCTCGATCGCTTCGCCAAGGCGTTCTCGGGGAACGGGTTGTCCGCGTCCGGAGCGTGCCGGGGAAATGCCGGGTGAGGTCCGGCCTCCGCCGCGATGGGAGATACCCGGGGAAGCGCGCGATTCGCAGTGCACATGAAACTGTGCATCCTGTGCAGATTTTCTATTGCAGTATTTCGATCCGAGGTTGACTTTTGACACTTCGAACTTAGAATCCTGCAGTCCACGCAAAAAAAGGAGGACGCGATGGCGAAGGGCAACGGCGGCAAGGGGGGGAAGGTGTTGAAGTTCGACGCGTCGGGAGGGGGCCTCTCGAAAGCGGAGATCCTGAAGGTCTGCGAGCAGGAGAACGTCCGCTTCATGCGTCTCCAGTTCACGGACATCCTCGGGATCATCAAGAACGTCGAGATCCCGCGATCCCAGTTCTCGAAGGCGCTCGACGGCGAGATCCAGTTCGACGGCTCGTCGATCGAGGGATTCACCCGGATCGAGGAATCCGACATGAACCTGGTGCCGGACCTCGACACGTTCGCGATCTACCCGTGGTTCCACAAGGACGAGCGGGTGGGCCGACTGATCTGCGACGTCCACAATCCGGACGGCAGCGCGTTCGCCGGATGCCCGAGGCTCGCGCTGAAGAAGCAGATGGACAAGGCGGCCGCGCTCGGCTACACCATGGTGACCGGCCCCGAAGCCGAATTCTTCCTCTTCCGTCGCGACGCCAACGGCGACCCGATCATCGACACCCACGACGAGGGCGCGTATTTCGACCTGACGCCCGTCGATCGCGGCGAGGAAGCGCGCCGCGACATCGTCGTCGCGCTCGAGCAGATGGGCTTCGAGGTGGAAGCCGCCCACCACGAGGTCGCGCCCGGGCAGCACGAGATCGACTTCAAGTACGCCGATGCCGTCACCACCGCCGATCGCGTTTCGACGTTCCGTTTCATCGTGAAGAAGGTCGCCCTCGATCACGGCCTCCATGCCACGTTCATGCCGAAGCCGATCTTCGGGGTGAACGGCTCGGGGATGCACGTCCACCAGTCCTTCATCGACAGCAAGGGGAACAACGCGTTCTACGACGCGAAGGCCAAGTGGGAGCTCTCGAAGACCGCGCTCCATTACACCGGCGGGATCCTGCGGCACGCGACGGCGTTCGTCGCGGTCACGAATCCTCTCGTCAACTCCTACAAGCGGCTCGTGCCCGGGTACGAGGCGCCGGTCAACGTCGCCTGGTCGATGCGGAACCGCTCGCCGATGATCCGCGTTCCCGCCCGGCGCGGAATGGGGACCCGGATCGAGGTGCGCATGCCGGACCCGTCCTGCAACCCGTACCTCGCTTTCGGCGCGATGCTCGCCTCGGGGATGGACGGCGTGAAGCAGAAGATGGACCCGGGCGAGCCGGTCGATCGCAACATCTTCGAGATGTCGCAGCGGGAGAAGCGCCGCCTGAAAATCGACGAGCTGCCGGCGAACCTCTCGGAAGCCTGCGACAACCTCGAGAAGGACACGGTCGTGAAGGATTTCCTCGGCGAGCACATCCTGACGCATTTCCTCGAGGCGAAGCGCTCGGAGTGGGCCGAGTACATCTCGACGGTCCAGCCCTGGGAAACGGAGCGATATCTCGACAAGTACTGACCGGTTTTGACGAGATCCGGAACGGGCGGGAGCGATCCCGCCCGTTTTCTTGTTCGCGCCCCCTTAAAGGTACGGCAGTGAGGCGGGACGAGGCGCGAGCGAGACGCGCACTCACAGACCGCCGGCCCCGAAGGCGTACCGGAGCGTACGTCACAGGGGCCGGCGGTCGAGGACGCGCGAAATCGCTCGATGCATCGGCCCGCCTGCTAGTATTCATTCGATGGCGAACCTCGAGCACCTCCGCGCGCTGATGTCGCCCGATTGGGCGGCGTGGCGAAAGTCGAATCCCTCGGTGACGCCCGACTTCACGGGCGCCGATTTCACCGACAAGGACCTTTCCGGAAAGGACCTTTCCCGGACGGACCTCTCCCGGGCGCAGTTCGCCGGGACCCGCCTGGACCGGGCGGACCTCTCCCGCGCGGCTCTCAAGGACGCGGTGTTTCGGAACGTCTCCGCCCGCGGCGCGGTCTTCGACCAGGCGAGCCTCGACTATCTGGACCTCTCCGATTGCCATTTCCCGGAAGCGAAGTTCACGAACGTCAGCGCCCGGAACACGTCGTTTGCCGGGAGCGACTTCTCGGGCGCGGACCTCGAGGGGCTGCGGGTCGAGGGGAGCGATCTCTCCCGCGCGAATTTCTCCGCCGCGCGTCTGGTCAACGCGAACCTCCGGAACGCGAAGCTCATCGGCGCGACGTTCGAAGGCGCGAATCTCCAGGGCGCGTCGCTGGAGGGGGTCGCCTATCAGCGCGGCATTCTCTCGCGCGCCAATCTCGAAGGCGCGAACCTGCGCCAGGCCGATTTCACGGAGGCGGACTTCCGATCGGCGCGGCTCGTCGAGGCGTCTCTCCGCCAGGCGACCGTCACCGGGGCCGACTTCGAGGGCGCGAACCTCGAGCGCCTCGACGCGGACCAGGCCGTCGCGCCCGCGGCGAATTTCAACCGCGCGAAGATGGGCGGCTCCCGGTGGACGAAGGCGGACCTTCGCCGCATCCACCTCCTCGACGCGACCGGCGAGGGGGTGAGCTTCACCGAGGCCAAGATGTCCGACGTCGATTTCCGGGTGCTGAAGCTCCAGCGGTGCACCTTCGCCGGGGCGGACTGCTCGAACTCCATCTTCCGGCGCACGATGCTCAAGGGGCACAACTTCGCCAACGCCAAGTTCGTCGGCGCCGACGCCGCCGAATGCGTCGCCGAGGAGGTGAGCTTCGTCCGGGCGAACCTCTCCGGCGCGAATTTCCGGCAGGCGAACCTCAAGCGGGCCGACTTCACGAACGCCCAGGCGCCGGCCGCGGACTTCTCCGGGACGCTCCTCATCGCGGCGATCTTCCGGAGCGCGAACCTCTTCGACGCCGACTTCCGGTTCGCGCGCGCGATCGGGGCGGATTTCACGGGCGCGACTCTCAAGAGCGCCGATTTCGGAAACGCCGACCTGTCGGAGGCGATCTTCAAGAAGACCCGGATCTGGGGAGCGACCGCCAAGAAGGCGAAGATCGCGGGCTCCGCGAGTTACCTGTTCTCTCTCTCGTCGTCCTTCTCCGGCGCCAAGCAGAAGCAGAAGGCCGCCGACGACGCGAAAGAGCGGGAACGCCAGCGTCGGATCCACGCCCTGGCGACGGAGGCCGAGAAGAAGCCGCCCCACGCGACGGGGAGATAGGAACCGCACCCCGCCGGCTCGCGTCCCGCCGCGCCTCCTCGCCATGCCGAGCGGCGAACTCCTCGTCATGCCCACCGTTCGGAAGACGAGGTAGACACCCGCCCTTCCTTCTCCGTACACCGGTGTCGCGCGGCGAACGGACGCCGTGCCGAACGGATCGAACGGATCGCGCGGTCGCGCGCGATAGAATGGAGTCAATGAAAGGCGTGGAAAAGATCCGCCGGGCGCTGCTCGGCGGCCATCCGGTGATCTACGTGCAGACCTGGGAAGAGGGGCGCGTCGAGCGGGTCGTCGGCCACTTCGCGAAGTCGTTCTATCAGAAGCCCGCGTCGATGGGCGTGTGGTCGATCGTCGACGGGCTGAAGGAAGACGGAAAGGCCGTTCCCGACACCCGGGACCCCCTGAAGGCGCTCGCGGCGATCATCGGCGGCACCGGTCCTGCCTTCTACCTGATGAAGGATCTTCCCGGGGCGATGAACGGCGAAGGCCACCATCCCGAGCTCACCCGGCTCATCCGGGACGCCTACCGGGCGCTCAAGGACAAGGGGCGGTTCCTCTTCCTCGTGTCGCCGCGGCTCTACATCCCCGAGGACGCGAAAAAGGAAGTCTTCTACCTCGAGTACGAGCTCCCCGACGAGGTCGAGATCACCAAGATCCTCGACACGGTCCTGAAGTCCCGGCTCGACGAAGGGGGAATCTCGGAGAGCGACCGCAAGCGCCTCGCGCTGGCGCTGAAAGGCCTCACCGCCGACGAGACCGGCCACCTGCTCAACAAGGTCTTCGCGGCCCGCCGCGCCTTCGACGAGGGCGCTTTCCAGGAGGTGCTCGCCGAGAAG
Coding sequences within it:
- a CDS encoding alcohol dehydrogenase catalytic domain-containing protein, whose amino-acid sequence is MIVFGTDAEGRPELSERDVPEIGPGEALVKVAACGICTSDTLEWYLKKKSPVVIGHEPAGTIVSLGGSVGHLALGDRVFVHHHAPCLACRFCRRGRYVLCETWKRTRLDPGGMAEYVRVPETNLSRDTLKIPDALPIEAGCLVEPLATVVKAFSRGRFTSGMSVLVIGLGVMGQMAVALARRLGASRVFASDRVKERLEYAERFGADEVIDVGRRPASSVVAVRTGGAGVDFVFVGPGSIPAMEEGIACAGPGASVVFFTMAEPGKRLVIEPNAFYFREIDLVSSYSCGPEDTREAMDLIAGGGFPWRQFITHRFPLSEAPEAFRKVRQATDALKVIVEFPA
- a CDS encoding heavy metal translocating P-type ATPase, which codes for MKSAVDPVCGMAVDPERAPARETHAGKEYFFCNPGCAAKFRADPAKFLAPGAVPVPMTPMHGPLPSMPSLPSMPAAAPAGERDPVCGMTVDPARAAARVERGGKTYFFCRPECAAKFRANPDAYLGTGARSEPAPEAPDAGVYTCPMDPEVRQIGPGICPICGMALEPVEVTLEAGKDPELVSMSRRFRISLVLTVPLLALSMAHIGPGWLQFVLATPVVLWGGAPFFARAWRSLVNRAFNMFTLIGIGTGAAYLDSVAALLAPGLFPDSFRPHGHLPLYFEPAAVITTLVLLGQVLELTARAKTTGAIRGLLALAPKTARRVAAGGREEDVPVEAIAAGDRLRIRPGERVPADGIVLEGRTSIDESMLTGEPVPVEKSAGDEVRTGTINGTGAIVMRADRVGGQTLLARIVRSVVSAQRSRAPIQRIADRVSGFFVPGVVLAAAATFAVWALFGPNPRFAYALVNAVAVLIIACPCALGLATPMSIMVGTGRGAHSGVLVRDAAALETLGKADTIVLDKTGTLTEGKPRVSWVQALPGFEAGEIVRLAASLERASEHPLAAALIAEAGRRGLPVDAAKEFRSVTGKGVEGEAAGRRVAVGNRALLSDARVDGGPLEPLAAAREREAETVLLVAVDGRPAGVVSVADPLKESAASAVAALRRAGLAVRLVTGDARPAAEAAARRAGIESVEAGVLPDGKREIVTRLQREGHVVAMAGDGINDAPALAQADVSIAMGTGTDVAIESAGITLVKGDLRGIVRAVRLSRAVMRNIRQNLFFAFVYNAVGIPLAAGALYPFFGLLLSPMIASAAMSFSSVSVIGNALRLRKAELG
- a CDS encoding metalloregulator ArsR/SmtB family transcription factor, giving the protein MSMKTNRFAAAAATARALAEPTRLAILATLSRGERCVCDLSAELGASQPRLSFHLKILKNAGLLVDRPEGRMTFYALRPESGPAVQELLERLAAPRARRTR
- a CDS encoding HDIG domain-containing protein: MPNRTDAERLLHEFTKSDALRKHGRAVEEAMRAYARWFGETDPARLETWGIVGLLHDFDYEQNPTEETHLHVGGGILRERGYPEEIVEAICSHADYMKIPRDTPLKKAIYACDETVGFIGACVKVRPTKKIADLPPESVLKKLKDKAFARSVDRSYVYGGADAVGRPLAEHVAFVIEALKPIADDIGL
- the glnA gene encoding type I glutamate--ammonia ligase, yielding MRLQFTDILGIIKNVEIPRSQFSKALDGEIQFDGSSIEGFTRIEESDMNLVPDLDTFAIYPWFHKDERVGRLICDVHNPDGSAFAGCPRLALKKQMDKAAALGYTMVTGPEAEFFLFRRDANGDPIIDTHDEGAYFDLTPVDRGEEARRDIVVALEQMGFEVEAAHHEVAPGQHEIDFKYADAVTTADRVSTFRFIVKKVALDHGLHATFMPKPIFGVNGSGMHVHQSFIDSKGNNAFYDAKAKWELSKTALHYTGGILRHATAFVAVTNPLVNSYKRLVPGYEAPVNVAWSMRNRSPMIRVPARRGMGTRIEVRMPDPSCNPYLAFGAMLASGMDGVKQKMDPGEPVDRNIFEMSQREKRRLKIDELPANLSEACDNLEKDTVVKDFLGEHILTHFLEAKRSEWAEYISTVQPWETERYLDKY
- a CDS encoding pentapeptide repeat-containing protein, whose protein sequence is MANLEHLRALMSPDWAAWRKSNPSVTPDFTGADFTDKDLSGKDLSRTDLSRAQFAGTRLDRADLSRAALKDAVFRNVSARGAVFDQASLDYLDLSDCHFPEAKFTNVSARNTSFAGSDFSGADLEGLRVEGSDLSRANFSAARLVNANLRNAKLIGATFEGANLQGASLEGVAYQRGILSRANLEGANLRQADFTEADFRSARLVEASLRQATVTGADFEGANLERLDADQAVAPAANFNRAKMGGSRWTKADLRRIHLLDATGEGVSFTEAKMSDVDFRVLKLQRCTFAGADCSNSIFRRTMLKGHNFANAKFVGADAAECVAEEVSFVRANLSGANFRQANLKRADFTNAQAPAADFSGTLLIAAIFRSANLFDADFRFARAIGADFTGATLKSADFGNADLSEAIFKKTRIWGATAKKAKIAGSASYLFSLSSSFSGAKQKQKAADDAKERERQRRIHALATEAEKKPPHATGR